From one Triticum urartu cultivar G1812 chromosome 3, Tu2.1, whole genome shotgun sequence genomic stretch:
- the LOC125549455 gene encoding F-box/FBD/LRR-repeat protein At1g13570-like, with product MSTCKKARAEATSVVSTDRLSSLPPEIKGDILSRLNAEEAVRTSTLSSTWRDAWTDMPVISLCDGNLTRTKFVTLVDMVLLLHKGTIEEFDISGSKNYHDEFGRWMIMLSRKSPKSVIIKLNSGPRYKIPSCLFSIGDLEYLHLENCIISLPRAFQGFKSLTDLTLKIFSSTDKDIQNLILFCPALTDLILDSFEGINRLNIKAPKLDYLYVEGDFEDIKLDAPNLEVAFLSLDNKGKAYQSVPIAHDKESYVKQSLGSLSVIETLTISGFFLKYLSKGCIHTKLPAVFTHLKSVCLMICLWDQRQVLTACSLFQNAPNLKKLDIWSFPWSILGQDEDQVGIQGLNLQLKMDHLVMASVNHFGGLDYEVDFVAKLLSWAPGLEELKIDWKGEKDCSMSLAKLLALPRASTRAKVIVTF from the exons ATGAGTACCTGTAAAAAGGCCAGGGCGGAAGCTACATCAGTTGTGAGTACAGACAGACTTAGCAGTCTACCTCCAGAGATAAAGGGTGACATCCTCTCCCGTTTGAATGCCGAAGAAGCGGTTAGGACTAGCACCTTATCAAGTACTTGGAGGGATGCATGGACTGATATGCCAGTAATATCTCTGTGTGATGGAAATCTTACAAGAACCAAGTTCGTTACGTTAGTCGATATGGTGCTATTACTCCACAAGGGAACAatagaggagtttgatatttcaGGTAGCAAAAATTACCATGATGAGTTCGGTAGGTGGATGATCATGCTGTCAAGGAAATCACCAAAATCAGTTATAATCAAGTTGAACTCGGGGCCAAGGTATAAGATTCCCTCGTGCCTCTTTTCTATTGGTGATCTGGAGTATCTGCACCTAGAAAACTGCATCATCAGCTTGCCTCGGGCATTCCAAGGTTTCAAGAGCCTAACTGACCTCACCCTGAAAATCTTCTCCTCCACAGACAAGGATATCCAAAATCTGATCTTGTTCTGCCCCGCACTGACTGATTTGATATTAGATTCTTTTGAGGGCATCAACCGTCTAAACATTAAGGCTCCTAAACTGGATTATCTTTATGTTGAAGGGGATTTTGAGGACATTAAGTTGGACGCACCTAATCTGGAGgtggcctttctctctcttgaTAACAAAGGTAAAGCATATCAATCTGTTCCAATTGCGCATGACAAGGAAAGCTATGTCAAGCAGTCATTGGGAAGCCTAAGTGTCATTGAAACACTTACAATCAGTGGTTTTTTCCTGAAG TATCTATCAAAAGGATGCATACATACGAAGTTGCCTGCCGTGTTTACTCACCTGAAGAGTGTTTGTCTTATGATATGCTTGTGGGACCAGAGGCAAGTCTTGACTGCATGTTCGTTGTTTCAGAACGCCCCTAACTTAAAGAAGCTTGATATATGG AGTTTTCCTTGGAGCATCCTTGGTCAGGATGAGGATCAGGTCGGCATCCAAGGACTTAACCTGCAATTGAAAATGGACCATCTCGTAATGGCCAGTGTGAACCATTTTGGGGGCCTGGACTACGAAGTTGATTTTGTGGCAAAGCTACTAAGCTGGGCACCAGGTTTAGAAGAACTGAAGATAGACTGGAAGGGTGAAAAGGACTGTAGCATGTCTCTTGCCAAGCTATTAGCTCTGCCGAGGGCGTCTACCAGGGCCAAGGTCATTGTCACATTTTGA